The Mycobacterium paragordonae genome includes a region encoding these proteins:
- a CDS encoding APC family permease: MASPAGKSVSRLRIPLTLGDVLKRVFLGKPLITEQLAGERLSNGVALGALSPDAISSTAYGPEQILIELLPNAGLAAFALLLPVTGVILLILILVAASYRQVVMAYTRAGGSYIVARDNFGPRVAQIAAAALLIDYVVTVAVQSAAGTVAVVSALPALGSYSLEITVGVVILICYLNLRGMREAGTPFAVATYFFIVMVASTIVVGVVRHLFWGLPVYDPAQLPGTVPVHQGNGLVMGATILVLLRAFANGGSSLTGVEAISNTVDLFQKPQGRNARRVLTAMACILGFLLAGVAYLAYATHATPYLTEYPSVLSQIGRAVFGNGVIGNVFFFLVQASTAAILFTGANTSFNGFPALASFVAEDRFLPRQLMKRGHRLVFSNGIIALTALSVVLLVTTGGSVNALVPFYAIGVFTGFSMAGYGMTKHHLTHREPGWRHRLAINLSAGILSTVVVGIFAVAKFTEGAWLVVVVFPLLVFMLIRLNREYRAEAAILEMFRTDRPEMVKYARHRVYIFVNSVDLAVIEGLRYGKGLRADELIAVHFMVDAAHAAHLRKRWDEFGLETRLRIVDCPDRRINRAAQLLVAKTSKEHPDTNVTVLLPRRTYAPLLGRLLHDRTADKIARAVSLIPDAAATIVPYDVESRVKEAYPDRFEQRLARRLDKIEAWVSQGEDRNVEAYEHPQRPESVITVAGLIPGQRATVEGRVREVEDINERRRTVRRIVLGDDTGDLTVTFRPGHGGADIQPGQVLRITGKARQTGNRPVSMVDPDYQVLQQPQETHDAGGSGEAGETG; the protein is encoded by the coding sequence TTGGCAAGTCCGGCGGGCAAGTCGGTGAGCAGGCTGCGGATCCCGCTGACGCTCGGCGACGTCCTGAAGCGGGTGTTTCTGGGCAAGCCGCTGATCACCGAGCAACTGGCCGGTGAGCGACTGTCCAACGGAGTGGCCCTGGGTGCCCTGTCCCCGGACGCGATCTCGTCGACCGCCTACGGTCCCGAACAGATCCTGATCGAGTTGCTGCCCAACGCCGGGCTGGCGGCGTTCGCGCTATTGCTGCCCGTCACCGGCGTCATCCTGTTGATCCTCATCTTGGTCGCGGCGTCCTACCGGCAGGTGGTGATGGCCTACACCCGGGCGGGCGGCTCCTACATCGTGGCGCGCGACAACTTCGGGCCCCGCGTCGCGCAGATCGCCGCCGCGGCGCTACTCATCGACTACGTGGTGACCGTGGCGGTGCAGTCGGCGGCCGGAACGGTGGCGGTGGTATCGGCCCTCCCCGCGCTGGGGTCCTACAGTTTGGAGATCACGGTCGGCGTGGTGATCCTCATCTGCTATCTGAACCTGCGCGGAATGCGGGAAGCCGGAACACCTTTCGCGGTAGCCACTTATTTCTTCATCGTCATGGTCGCCAGCACCATCGTGGTCGGCGTGGTGCGCCACCTGTTCTGGGGATTGCCGGTCTACGACCCCGCGCAGCTACCCGGAACGGTGCCGGTGCATCAGGGCAACGGTTTGGTGATGGGCGCGACGATCCTGGTGTTGTTGCGTGCCTTCGCCAACGGCGGCTCGTCGCTGACGGGCGTGGAGGCCATCTCCAACACCGTTGATCTGTTCCAGAAGCCACAGGGCCGCAACGCGCGCCGGGTGCTGACCGCGATGGCGTGCATTCTCGGGTTCCTGTTGGCCGGCGTCGCCTACCTCGCCTACGCCACCCATGCCACGCCGTATCTGACCGAATATCCTTCGGTGCTGTCCCAGATCGGTCGCGCGGTTTTCGGCAACGGCGTCATCGGGAACGTCTTCTTCTTCCTGGTGCAGGCGTCCACCGCGGCGATTCTGTTCACCGGCGCCAACACCAGCTTCAACGGCTTTCCCGCACTGGCCAGCTTTGTGGCCGAAGATCGTTTTCTGCCAAGGCAATTGATGAAGCGCGGGCATCGTCTGGTGTTCTCCAACGGCATCATCGCGCTCACCGCGCTGTCGGTGGTGCTGCTGGTGACGACAGGCGGTTCGGTCAACGCGCTGGTGCCGTTCTACGCGATCGGCGTGTTCACCGGCTTCTCCATGGCCGGCTACGGGATGACCAAACACCACCTGACGCACCGGGAACCCGGCTGGCGACACCGGCTTGCGATCAATCTGTCGGCGGGCATCCTGTCGACGGTCGTGGTGGGCATCTTCGCGGTAGCCAAATTCACCGAAGGCGCCTGGCTGGTCGTCGTGGTCTTTCCGCTGCTGGTGTTCATGCTGATCCGGCTCAACCGCGAATATCGGGCGGAGGCAGCCATTCTCGAGATGTTCCGCACCGATCGTCCGGAAATGGTGAAGTACGCCCGCCACCGCGTGTACATCTTCGTGAACTCGGTCGACCTCGCGGTGATCGAAGGACTGAGGTACGGCAAGGGATTACGGGCCGACGAGTTGATCGCGGTGCACTTCATGGTCGACGCTGCCCACGCCGCACACCTTCGGAAGCGCTGGGATGAGTTCGGTCTCGAGACGAGGCTGCGCATCGTGGACTGCCCGGACCGGCGGATCAACCGCGCGGCTCAGCTCTTGGTCGCCAAAACGAGCAAGGAGCATCCCGACACCAACGTCACGGTGCTGCTGCCGCGCCGGACCTACGCGCCGCTGCTGGGCCGACTGCTGCACGACCGCACCGCGGACAAGATCGCCCGCGCGGTAAGCCTCATTCCCGACGCCGCGGCCACCATCGTCCCCTACGACGTCGAGTCCCGGGTCAAGGAGGCCTACCCCGACCGTTTCGAGCAGCGGCTCGCAAGACGCCTCGACAAGATCGAAGCGTGGGTGTCCCAGGGCGAGGACCGCAACGTCGAGGCCTACGAACACCCGCAGCGGCCGGAGTCGGTGATCACGGTCGCCGGACTGATACCTGGGCAACGGGCCACCGTTGAAGGCCGCGTTCGTGAGGTCGAGGACATCAACGAACGCCGGCGCACGGTGCGGCGGATCGTGCTCGGAGACGACACCGGCGATCTGACCGTCACGTTCCGTCCCGGCCACGGCGGCGCCGACATCCAGCCCGGCCAGGTGCTGCGGATCACCGGCAAGGCCCGGCAGACCGGAAACCGGCCCGTCTCGATGGTCGACCCCGACTATCAGGTGCTGCAGCAGCCGCAGGAGACTCACGACGCCGGAGGTTCCGGCGAGGCGGGGGAAACTGGTTGA
- the dapC gene encoding succinyldiaminopimelate transaminase, with protein sequence MSATLPEFPWDTLAAAKAMAAAHPDGIVDLSVGTPVDPVAPLIRAALAAASSAPGYPATAGTALLRESAVAALARRFGVTDVPESAVLPVIGTKELIAWLPTLLGLGGADVVVVPELAYPTYDVGARLAGTQIVRADSLTQLGPQSPALIYLNSPSNPTGRVLGLDHLRKVVGWARERGVLVASDECYLGLSWDAEPLSVLHPSVCDGDHTGLLAIHSLSKSSSLAGYRAGFVAGDGDVVAELLAVRKHAGMIVPTPVQSAMVAALDDDEHEKVQRERYARRRAALLPALRDAGFTVDHSEAGLYLWASRGQDCRDTVTGLAERGILVAPGDFYGPAGARHVRVALTATDERIDAAVARLS encoded by the coding sequence GTGTCGGCGACGCTGCCGGAGTTCCCGTGGGACACTCTGGCCGCGGCGAAGGCCATGGCCGCGGCCCATCCGGACGGCATCGTCGACCTGTCGGTGGGCACCCCGGTCGACCCGGTTGCGCCGCTGATCCGTGCGGCGCTGGCGGCGGCCAGCTCGGCTCCGGGTTATCCCGCGACCGCAGGCACCGCGCTGTTGCGCGAGTCTGCGGTGGCCGCACTGGCCCGCCGTTTCGGCGTCACCGATGTGCCGGAGTCCGCGGTGCTGCCCGTCATCGGCACCAAGGAACTCATCGCCTGGTTGCCGACCCTGCTGGGGCTGGGCGGCGCCGATGTGGTCGTCGTGCCGGAACTGGCCTATCCCACCTACGACGTGGGTGCCCGACTTGCCGGGACGCAGATCGTGCGGGCGGATTCGCTGACCCAACTCGGCCCGCAGTCTCCGGCGCTGATCTACCTGAATTCGCCCAGTAATCCCACCGGCCGGGTGCTGGGCCTGGACCACCTGCGCAAGGTGGTGGGGTGGGCCCGCGAGCGGGGCGTGCTGGTGGCGTCCGACGAGTGCTACCTCGGGTTGTCCTGGGACGCCGAGCCTCTCTCGGTGCTACACCCCTCCGTGTGCGACGGCGACCACACCGGACTGCTCGCGATCCACTCGCTGTCGAAGAGTTCCTCGCTGGCCGGCTACCGGGCCGGCTTCGTCGCCGGGGACGGCGACGTGGTCGCCGAACTGCTGGCGGTGCGCAAGCATGCCGGGATGATCGTGCCGACGCCGGTGCAGTCCGCCATGGTGGCCGCACTCGACGACGACGAGCACGAGAAGGTGCAGCGCGAACGGTATGCGCGGCGTCGTGCGGCGCTGCTGCCGGCGCTGCGAGACGCGGGTTTCACGGTGGACCATTCCGAGGCCGGTCTCTATTTGTGGGCCAGTCGTGGCCAGGACTGCCGGGACACCGTCACCGGGCTCGCCGAACGGGGCATCCTGGTGGCGCCCGGTGATTTCTACGGCCCCGCCGGCGCGCGGCACGTGCGCGTCGCGCTGACCGCCACCGACGAACGCATCGACGCCGCCGTAGCCCGCCTGAGCTAG
- the fdxA gene encoding ferredoxin codes for MTYTIAEPCVDIKDKACIEECPVDCIYEGARMLFIHPDECVDCGACEPVCPVEAIYYEDDVPEQWSQYTQINADFFVELGSPGGAAKVGMTENDPQVVKDLPPQGEGD; via the coding sequence GTGACGTACACGATCGCCGAACCTTGCGTCGACATCAAGGACAAGGCATGCATCGAAGAGTGCCCGGTCGACTGTATTTACGAGGGTGCCCGGATGCTGTTCATCCATCCCGACGAGTGCGTCGACTGTGGCGCCTGTGAGCCGGTCTGCCCGGTCGAGGCGATCTACTACGAAGACGACGTGCCCGAGCAGTGGAGCCAATACACGCAGATCAACGCCGACTTCTTCGTCGAGTTGGGCTCGCCGGGTGGTGCGGCGAAGGTCGGCATGACCGAGAACGACCCGCAAGTGGTCAAGGACCTGCCCCCACAGGGCGAAGGCGACTGA
- a CDS encoding PadR family transcriptional regulator has product MALPHAILVSLCEQAGSGYELARRFDRSIGYFWGATHQQIYRTLRAMENKDWVRATTVAQHGRPDKRVYTVSGNGREELARWIAEPLRPTRPGRGSALSDDGTRDIAVKLRGAAYGDIAAVRAQVDALRAERAASLDTYRGLQRRSFPDPSGLRDAALHQYLVLRGGIRAEESAIAWLDEVGRALPETP; this is encoded by the coding sequence GTGGCGTTGCCTCACGCGATCCTGGTCTCGCTGTGCGAACAGGCCGGTTCCGGCTACGAATTGGCTCGCCGCTTCGATCGCTCCATCGGCTATTTCTGGGGCGCCACCCACCAGCAGATCTATCGGACCCTGCGCGCGATGGAGAACAAGGACTGGGTACGCGCCACCACGGTGGCCCAGCACGGCCGGCCCGACAAAAGGGTCTACACCGTCTCCGGTAACGGCCGCGAAGAACTGGCGCGCTGGATCGCCGAGCCGCTGCGGCCGACCCGGCCCGGGCGAGGCAGTGCGTTGAGCGACGACGGCACCCGGGACATCGCGGTCAAGCTGCGAGGGGCGGCCTACGGCGACATCGCCGCCGTGCGCGCCCAGGTCGACGCGTTGCGCGCGGAACGTGCCGCGTCGCTGGACACCTACCGCGGACTGCAGCGGCGCAGCTTCCCTGACCCGTCCGGGCTGCGCGACGCCGCGCTGCATCAGTACCTCGTCCTGCGCGGCGGCATCCGCGCCGAGGAAAGCGCCATCGCCTGGCTCGACGAGGTCGGCCGGGCACTGCCGGAGACACCGTGA
- a CDS encoding NADPH-dependent 2,4-dienoyl-CoA reductase: MTSYPNLLSPLNLGFTTLRNRVTMGSMHTGLEDRAGHTDRLAEYFAERARGGVGLIITGGYAPNRTGWLLPMAAQLISPAEARRHRRITGAVHDEGAKILLQILHAGRYAYHPLSVSASSIKAPINPFRPRALSGRGVESTISDFVRCARLAVEAGYDGVEIMGSEGYLVNQFLAPRTNKRTDSWGGTSANRRRFPVEIVRRTRAAVGADVIICYRMSMADYVEDGQSWDEIVALAREVEAAGATIINSGFGWHEARIPTIVTSVPNSGFVDISAALAGQVSIPVMASNRINMPQAAERILAETPVQLISMARPLLSDPDWVHKAKSGRANEINTCIACNQACLDHAFAKKTVSCLLNPRAGHETKLVLSPTRRARTVAVVGAGPAGLAAAVGAAQRGHRVTLFDANEFLGGQFDLARRIPGKEEFSETIRYFAAMLDKHGVDVRLGTRVGAADVIRFDEIVLATGVVPRLPRIPGVDHPKVLTYAEAITGVSAVGKSVAVIGAGGIGFDVSELLVTDESPTLNVRDWRTEWGVVDPGLDPGRAHSTRGSLTTALPAPPAREVYLLQRTAGPQGTRLGKTSGWVHRASLRAKGVRQLSGVSYERVSDDGLHIRIGKARPRLLPVDNVVLCAGQESVRDLEKELRRVGVAAHVIGGAGLAAELDAKRAIRQGTELASRL, translated from the coding sequence GTGACGTCGTACCCGAACCTGTTGTCGCCGTTGAACCTTGGCTTCACCACCCTGCGCAACCGGGTCACGATGGGTTCCATGCACACCGGCCTGGAAGACCGTGCCGGCCACACCGACCGGCTCGCCGAGTACTTCGCCGAACGCGCCCGCGGCGGCGTCGGACTGATCATCACCGGCGGGTATGCGCCCAACCGCACCGGATGGCTGCTGCCGATGGCCGCGCAGCTGATCTCCCCGGCCGAAGCCCGCCGCCATCGGCGCATCACCGGGGCGGTGCACGACGAGGGCGCCAAGATCCTGCTGCAGATCCTGCACGCGGGACGCTATGCGTACCATCCGCTTTCGGTCAGCGCATCGTCAATCAAGGCTCCCATCAACCCCTTTCGGCCCCGAGCGCTGAGCGGGCGCGGCGTCGAATCGACCATCTCCGATTTCGTCCGGTGTGCACGGCTGGCCGTCGAGGCCGGCTACGACGGCGTCGAGATCATGGGCAGCGAAGGCTATCTGGTCAATCAGTTCCTGGCGCCACGGACTAACAAACGCACCGACTCGTGGGGCGGCACGTCCGCCAACCGACGCCGGTTCCCGGTGGAAATCGTGCGCCGCACCCGCGCGGCGGTGGGGGCCGACGTCATCATCTGCTATCGGATGTCGATGGCCGATTACGTCGAGGACGGTCAAAGCTGGGACGAAATCGTCGCGCTGGCAAGGGAAGTGGAGGCGGCCGGAGCCACGATCATCAACTCCGGGTTCGGCTGGCATGAAGCGCGGATACCGACGATCGTCACGTCGGTACCCAACAGCGGCTTCGTCGACATCAGCGCCGCCCTGGCCGGGCAGGTCAGTATTCCGGTCATGGCATCCAACCGGATCAACATGCCTCAGGCCGCCGAGCGGATCCTGGCCGAGACCCCGGTACAGCTGATCTCGATGGCCCGGCCGTTGTTGAGCGACCCGGACTGGGTGCACAAGGCGAAGTCCGGGCGGGCGAACGAGATCAACACCTGCATCGCCTGCAACCAGGCCTGCCTGGACCACGCCTTCGCCAAGAAGACGGTCTCGTGTCTGCTCAATCCGCGGGCCGGGCACGAGACCAAGCTGGTGCTGTCACCCACGCGGCGCGCCCGTACGGTCGCCGTCGTGGGAGCCGGTCCGGCCGGGCTGGCCGCGGCAGTCGGCGCCGCGCAGCGCGGACACCGGGTCACACTGTTCGACGCCAACGAGTTCCTCGGCGGCCAGTTCGACCTGGCGCGTCGGATCCCCGGCAAGGAGGAATTCAGCGAAACCATCCGGTACTTCGCGGCGATGTTGGACAAACACGGCGTCGACGTGCGGCTGGGCACCCGAGTCGGGGCCGCGGACGTCATCAGATTCGACGAAATCGTGCTGGCGACCGGCGTCGTGCCGCGCCTCCCCCGCATTCCCGGTGTCGACCACCCCAAGGTGCTGACCTATGCCGAGGCGATCACCGGGGTCAGCGCGGTCGGCAAATCCGTCGCGGTGATCGGGGCGGGCGGCATCGGATTCGACGTCAGCGAGCTGTTGGTCACCGATGAGTCGCCGACGCTGAACGTCAGAGACTGGCGAACAGAGTGGGGCGTAGTCGACCCCGGCCTCGATCCCGGCCGAGCCCATTCAACGCGCGGGTCCCTGACCACTGCCCTGCCGGCGCCGCCGGCTCGTGAGGTGTACCTGTTGCAGCGCACCGCAGGTCCCCAGGGCACGCGGCTGGGCAAGACGAGCGGGTGGGTGCACCGGGCATCGCTGCGAGCCAAGGGCGTCCGCCAGCTCTCCGGGGTGAGCTACGAACGCGTCAGCGACGACGGCCTGCACATCCGCATCGGCAAGGCCCGGCCCCGGCTGCTGCCGGTGGACAACGTGGTGCTGTGCGCCGGCCAGGAGTCGGTGCGCGACCTGGAGAAGGAGCTGCGGCGCGTCGGGGTGGCGGCGCACGTCATCGGCGGCGCCGGGCTGGCCGCCGAATTGGACGCCAAACGAGCCATCCGGCAGGGCACCGAACTTGCGTCCCGCCTGTGA
- a CDS encoding hemophore-related protein — MRLSFIGMGVAAGAAAVSLGLGAGVASADPFDGVVNTTCSYPQVIAALNATNPGAAAQFNSSPIAQSYLQRFLASPPPARAQMAAQLQAMPGASQYIGVVNDVAGVCNNY; from the coding sequence ATGAGGCTGTCGTTTATCGGAATGGGTGTCGCCGCCGGCGCCGCCGCCGTGTCGTTGGGTTTGGGAGCCGGTGTCGCCTCGGCAGATCCGTTCGACGGAGTCGTCAACACCACCTGCAGTTACCCGCAGGTGATCGCCGCGCTGAACGCGACCAACCCGGGAGCGGCGGCACAGTTCAACTCGTCGCCGATCGCGCAGAGCTACCTGCAGCGGTTCCTGGCTTCGCCGCCGCCGGCTCGGGCGCAGATGGCCGCGCAGCTGCAGGCCATGCCTGGAGCTTCGCAGTACATCGGCGTCGTCAATGACGTCGCAGGTGTCTGCAACAACTACTGA
- a CDS encoding maleylpyruvate isomerase N-terminal domain-containing protein, translating into MDSDRFPEWRPFVDAVQRRRPDAGTWCEAWTVRDVVAHQAGNAEELARVLGAYLAGEAVETRGFEREDPLRAMNDADLWNALHERMAGLNEVAEAADEVPADADVAWTGRTMKVAWFAEHMREELVLHGWDVTGDETAAQTRLAEPWMTTHSVLAVGRPLLAKGARDLRPDERIEARLRVQGTDPEMTDVVLSADSDGTAIALAPPEGAATLETDSAARVLLLWGRRPSDPSRICSRVGPETLGRVRRLLSGY; encoded by the coding sequence ATAGACAGCGACCGATTTCCCGAATGGCGGCCGTTCGTCGATGCTGTGCAGCGGCGCCGCCCAGACGCAGGCACCTGGTGCGAAGCCTGGACGGTGCGCGACGTCGTCGCTCATCAAGCCGGAAACGCCGAGGAACTGGCCCGCGTGCTGGGCGCCTATCTGGCAGGCGAGGCCGTTGAGACCCGCGGCTTCGAGCGTGAGGACCCACTTCGCGCGATGAACGATGCGGATTTGTGGAACGCGCTGCACGAACGGATGGCCGGCCTGAACGAGGTCGCGGAAGCCGCCGACGAGGTTCCCGCCGATGCCGACGTCGCCTGGACGGGACGCACCATGAAGGTGGCGTGGTTCGCCGAGCACATGCGCGAAGAGCTGGTGTTGCACGGCTGGGACGTGACTGGCGACGAGACGGCGGCGCAGACCCGGCTGGCCGAACCCTGGATGACGACCCACAGTGTGTTGGCGGTGGGACGTCCGCTGCTGGCCAAAGGGGCCAGGGACCTGCGGCCGGACGAGCGCATCGAGGCCAGACTGCGAGTTCAGGGCACCGACCCGGAAATGACCGATGTCGTACTCAGTGCTGATTCCGACGGAACCGCTATCGCGCTCGCGCCTCCCGAAGGAGCGGCCACCTTGGAAACGGACAGCGCCGCGCGAGTATTGCTGCTCTGGGGCCGACGCCCGAGCGACCCGTCCCGGATCTGCAGTCGCGTCGGTCCGGAAACGTTAGGCCGGGTACGACGGCTGCTGAGCGGCTACTGA
- a CDS encoding bifunctional FO biosynthesis protein CofGH produces the protein MPVTPGPPEPTVLPSPVVPPRVSSSALRRVLRRARDGVVLNIDEAAIALSARGDDLTDLCASAARVRDAGLESAGRRGATGRLPISYSRKVFLPVTHLCRDTCHYCTFVTVPGKLRAQGMGMYMEPDEILDVARRGAELGCKEALFTLGDRPEDRWPQAREWLDERGYDSTLSYVRAMAIRVLEETGLLPHLNPGVMTWSEMSRLKPVAPSMGMMLETTSRRLFETKGLAHYGSPDKDPAVRLRALTDAGRLSIPFTTGLLVGIGETLTERADTLHAIRKSHKEFGHIQEVIVQNFRAKEHTAMADVPDAGIEDYLATVAVARLVLGPGMRIQAPPNLVSRDECLALVAAGVDDWGGVSPLTPDHVNPERPWPALNDLADVTAEAGYDLVQRLTAQPRYVQAGAAWIDPRVRGHVVALADPATGLARDVNPVGMPWQEPDEVASAGRVDLGAAIDTEGRNTEARSDLDSAFGDWESIRSRVSELASRAPERIDTDVLAALRSAERDPGGCTDDEYLALATADGSALEAVAALADSLRRDVVGDDVTYVVNRNINFTNICYTGCRFCAFAQRKGDADAYSLSAQEVADRAWEAHVAGATEICMQGGIDPELPVTGYADLVRAVKARVPSMHVHAFSPMEIANGVTKSGLSIREWLTGLREAGLDTIPGTAAEILDDEVRWVLTKGKLPTSLWVEIVTTAHEVGLRSSSTMMYGHVDTPKHWVGHLNVLRGIQDRTGGFTEFVPLPFVHQNSPLYLAGAARPGPTHRDNRAVHALARIMLHGRIAHIQTSWVKLGVERTRVMLNGGANDLGGTLMEETISRMAGSEHGSAKSAAELAAIAEGIGRPARQRTTTYATLAA, from the coding sequence GTGCCAGTAACACCGGGGCCACCGGAGCCGACGGTTTTGCCCAGTCCCGTCGTGCCACCCAGAGTCAGTAGCTCGGCATTGCGCCGGGTGCTGCGCCGGGCCCGGGACGGTGTCGTCCTCAACATCGATGAAGCGGCCATCGCGTTGTCGGCGCGCGGCGACGATCTGACCGATCTGTGTGCCAGCGCGGCCCGTGTCCGGGACGCGGGCCTGGAATCGGCCGGGCGTCGCGGTGCCACCGGCCGGTTGCCGATCAGCTACTCGCGCAAGGTATTCCTCCCGGTCACTCACCTGTGCCGGGACACCTGCCACTACTGCACGTTCGTCACCGTTCCGGGCAAGCTGCGCGCCCAGGGCATGGGTATGTATATGGAGCCCGACGAGATCCTCGACGTCGCGCGCCGCGGTGCCGAGCTCGGTTGCAAGGAAGCGTTATTCACCCTCGGCGATCGGCCCGAGGACCGCTGGCCGCAAGCGCGCGAGTGGCTCGACGAACGTGGCTACGACTCGACCCTGTCCTACGTGCGGGCCATGGCGATCCGGGTGCTCGAAGAGACCGGGTTGCTGCCGCATCTGAACCCGGGTGTCATGACGTGGTCGGAGATGTCCCGGCTCAAGCCGGTGGCGCCGTCGATGGGCATGATGCTGGAGACGACGTCGCGGCGGCTGTTCGAAACCAAGGGTTTGGCGCACTACGGCAGTCCCGATAAGGACCCGGCGGTACGGCTGCGCGCGTTGACCGACGCCGGCCGGCTGTCCATTCCGTTCACCACCGGGCTGTTGGTGGGTATCGGCGAGACGCTGACGGAGCGAGCCGATACGTTGCACGCGATCCGCAAGTCGCACAAGGAGTTCGGCCATATTCAGGAAGTGATCGTGCAGAACTTCCGGGCCAAGGAGCACACGGCGATGGCGGACGTGCCGGACGCCGGCATCGAGGACTACCTGGCGACGGTGGCGGTGGCCCGGCTGGTGCTGGGGCCGGGCATGCGCATCCAGGCGCCGCCGAACCTGGTGTCCCGCGACGAATGTCTGGCACTGGTAGCGGCCGGCGTCGACGACTGGGGCGGCGTCTCGCCGCTCACGCCCGACCACGTCAACCCCGAACGGCCCTGGCCCGCACTGAATGACCTGGCTGACGTCACCGCCGAGGCCGGGTACGACCTGGTGCAACGGCTGACCGCACAGCCCAGGTACGTGCAGGCGGGCGCGGCGTGGATCGATCCGCGGGTGCGCGGACACGTTGTGGCGCTTGCAGATCCGGCAACCGGGTTGGCTCGCGATGTCAACCCGGTGGGCATGCCGTGGCAGGAGCCCGACGAGGTGGCATCTGCGGGCCGGGTGGACCTGGGCGCCGCGATCGACACCGAAGGCCGCAACACCGAGGCGCGCAGCGACCTCGACAGCGCGTTCGGGGATTGGGAATCCATCCGTTCGCGGGTCAGCGAGCTGGCCTCGCGCGCGCCGGAACGCATCGACACCGACGTTCTGGCCGCGCTTCGCTCGGCGGAACGCGACCCCGGCGGCTGCACGGACGACGAGTATCTCGCCCTGGCCACCGCTGACGGGTCCGCGCTGGAAGCCGTTGCCGCACTGGCTGATTCGTTGCGCCGCGACGTGGTCGGCGACGACGTGACCTACGTGGTGAACCGCAACATCAACTTCACCAATATCTGCTACACCGGCTGCCGGTTCTGCGCCTTCGCCCAACGCAAAGGGGATGCCGACGCGTACTCGCTGTCGGCGCAGGAGGTCGCCGACCGCGCCTGGGAGGCGCACGTGGCGGGGGCCACCGAGATCTGCATGCAGGGTGGCATCGACCCCGAGTTGCCGGTCACCGGTTATGCGGATCTGGTGCGGGCGGTCAAGGCGCGGGTGCCCTCGATGCACGTGCACGCGTTCTCCCCGATGGAGATCGCCAACGGTGTGACCAAGAGCGGGCTGAGCATCCGCGAGTGGCTGACCGGGTTGCGCGAGGCGGGATTGGACACCATCCCGGGTACCGCGGCAGAGATTCTGGACGACGAGGTGCGCTGGGTGCTCACCAAGGGCAAGTTGCCGACCTCGCTGTGGGTGGAGATCGTGACCACCGCGCACGAGGTGGGCCTGCGGTCGTCGTCGACCATGATGTACGGCCACGTCGACACCCCGAAGCACTGGGTCGGGCACCTCAACGTGCTGCGCGGCATTCAGGACCGCACCGGTGGCTTCACCGAGTTCGTGCCGCTGCCGTTCGTGCACCAGAATTCGCCGCTCTATCTGGCCGGCGCCGCGCGGCCCGGGCCGACCCACCGCGACAACCGCGCGGTGCACGCACTGGCGAGGATCATGCTGCACGGGCGCATCGCGCACATTCAGACCAGCTGGGTGAAGCTCGGCGTGGAGCGCACCCGGGTGATGCTCAACGGTGGTGCCAACGACCTGGGCGGCACGCTGATGGAGGAGACCATCTCGCGGATGGCCGGCTCGGAGCACGGCTCGGCGAAGTCGGCGGCCGAATTGGCCGCGATCGCGGAGGGAATCGGCCGCCCGGCGCGTCAGCGCACGACGACCTACGCGACGCTGGCCGCCTAG